The following are from one region of the Fimbriimonadaceae bacterium genome:
- a CDS encoding NAD(P)/FAD-dependent oxidoreductase — protein MGTVLAKKVVILGAGFGGMKCAQALARADVRVTVIDKTNHHLFQPLLYQVATAGLSAANIAWPVRSILRRQANASVLMAEVLSVDTDAKVVHHSEGETPYDVLVVATGSRNAYFGHDDWAAHTLGLKDVDDALALRNSVLRSFEEAEAKPDGDARLPYLTFVIIGGGPTGVEMAGSLAELAKRAMAGDFRRIDTTRARVVLVEGGDRVLPTFPPDLSAKAEQSLRHLGVEVRLGKRVVAIGDGYVCLPDDQIFSRNIVWAAGMAATPAAVWLGVSPGRGGRVVVDDHLRVVGLDGVYAIGDVAEVRDGDLPGVAQVAMQGGRHVAGEIVHGAGKPFVYRDMGTMATIGRKAAVAVIGGAKLSGAVAWAAWLTLHLAMLAVFRDRLIVFLQWVAAYFTFQPAARLITSVRSRRAADRTR, from the coding sequence ATGGGGACAGTCTTGGCGAAAAAGGTCGTGATCCTCGGGGCCGGTTTTGGGGGCATGAAGTGCGCCCAGGCCCTCGCCCGGGCGGACGTCCGCGTCACCGTCATCGACAAGACAAACCACCACCTGTTCCAGCCCCTGCTCTACCAGGTGGCGACGGCGGGCCTCTCGGCGGCGAACATCGCCTGGCCCGTGCGCAGCATCCTGCGGCGGCAGGCCAACGCCTCGGTCCTGATGGCCGAGGTCCTGTCGGTGGACACCGACGCCAAGGTCGTCCACCACAGCGAGGGGGAGACCCCCTACGACGTGCTGGTCGTCGCGACCGGTTCGCGCAACGCCTACTTCGGCCATGACGACTGGGCGGCGCACACCCTGGGCCTGAAGGACGTGGACGACGCCCTTGCCCTGCGCAACTCGGTCCTGCGGTCATTCGAAGAGGCGGAGGCCAAGCCCGACGGGGACGCCCGCCTTCCCTACCTGACGTTCGTCATCATCGGCGGCGGGCCGACCGGGGTCGAGATGGCCGGTTCGCTGGCTGAACTGGCCAAACGCGCCATGGCGGGCGACTTCCGCCGCATCGACACGACGCGGGCGCGGGTCGTCCTTGTCGAGGGGGGCGACCGGGTCCTGCCCACTTTTCCGCCCGACCTTTCGGCCAAGGCGGAGCAGTCACTGCGCCACCTCGGGGTCGAGGTGCGCCTGGGCAAGCGGGTCGTGGCGATCGGCGACGGCTACGTCTGCCTGCCCGACGACCAGATCTTCAGCCGGAACATCGTCTGGGCCGCGGGGATGGCGGCCACCCCGGCGGCGGTTTGGCTGGGGGTCTCGCCCGGGCGTGGGGGCCGGGTGGTGGTGGACGACCACCTGCGCGTCGTCGGTTTGGACGGGGTCTACGCGATCGGCGACGTGGCGGAGGTGCGGGACGGTGACCTGCCCGGCGTGGCCCAGGTGGCGATGCAAGGTGGCCGGCACGTGGCGGGCGAGATCGTCCACGGTGCCGGGAAGCCATTTGTCTACCGTGACATGGGGACGATGGCGACGATCGGGCGCAAGGCGGCCGTCGCCGTCATCGGCGGGGCGAAACTCAGCGGCGCGGTGGCGTGGGCGGCGTGGCTCACCCTGCACCTGGCCATGCTCGCCGTCTTCCGCGACCGGCTGATCGTCTTCCTGCAATGGGTCGCGGCGTACTTCACCTTCCAACCGGCGGCGCGCCTCATCACCTCGGTCAGAAGTCGACGGGCCGCAGATAGAACTCGTTGA
- a CDS encoding VanZ family protein has product MDQPTLTAVTAGAAGGVGVCWALVWGKRAWYVAPLVALVVLSTLAVWFPLGLGWLVLIGVGFGIAVVRARQGEARGSHLWLMVASAFAVFVAGLSNSTGSPGHLHEVVAAWLHISPQQAWHLIVGLRKCVHFSAYGLAALAAYRWSTAVGAPGLWRGVAFTLPLACFDEFRQHFAAGREGSAWDVALDMAGAVTFLVVVWLIDRRRGATASA; this is encoded by the coding sequence GTGGACCAGCCGACCCTCACCGCCGTCACGGCCGGCGCCGCCGGCGGTGTCGGTGTGTGCTGGGCGCTGGTCTGGGGTAAGCGGGCCTGGTACGTCGCCCCGCTGGTCGCGCTGGTCGTCCTGTCCACCCTCGCGGTATGGTTTCCCTTAGGCCTGGGATGGCTCGTTCTCATCGGGGTCGGCTTCGGGATAGCCGTGGTCCGGGCAAGGCAAGGCGAGGCGAGGGGATCCCACCTCTGGCTCATGGTCGCCAGTGCGTTCGCCGTGTTTGTGGCCGGGCTGAGCAACTCGACGGGGTCGCCTGGCCACCTCCACGAAGTGGTCGCCGCCTGGCTCCATATCTCGCCTCAACAGGCCTGGCATTTGATCGTCGGTCTGCGTAAGTGTGTCCACTTCTCCGCCTATGGGCTTGCCGCCCTCGCCGCCTACCGATGGAGCACGGCCGTCGGTGCACCTGGACTGTGGCGAGGTGTCGCCTTCACCCTTCCGCTCGCGTGTTTCGACGAGTTCCGCCAACATTTCGCCGCCGGCCGCGAAGGATCGGCGTGGGACGTCGCCCTCGACATGGCCGGGGCCGTCACCTTTCTTGTCGTCGTGTGGCTGATCGACCGGAGGCGTGGTGCGACCGCTTCGGCCTGA
- a CDS encoding OsmC family protein: MIVEEEMVTVHWKEGLAFAADVPSGAPFVMDQYPEEGEVGLGPTPFEAFTASIAACSAYDVMVVMAKKRQKVTSYRVEIEGDRGPAGVYPRPYTNLRLRHILVGEGLDEAAVAQAVRLSDEKYCSCIATLRESPAVASVYEVHEVSAATGS, translated from the coding sequence ATGATCGTGGAAGAAGAGATGGTCACCGTCCACTGGAAAGAAGGCCTCGCGTTCGCCGCCGACGTGCCGAGCGGCGCCCCGTTCGTCATGGACCAATATCCCGAGGAAGGCGAGGTCGGCCTGGGCCCGACGCCGTTCGAGGCGTTCACCGCCTCCATCGCCGCCTGCTCCGCCTACGACGTCATGGTCGTGATGGCCAAGAAGCGGCAGAAGGTCACCAGCTACCGGGTCGAGATCGAGGGCGACCGCGGCCCCGCCGGGGTTTATCCGCGCCCGTACACGAATCTGCGCCTGCGGCATATCCTGGTCGGCGAGGGGCTGGACGAGGCCGCCGTGGCGCAGGCCGTCCGGCTCAGCGACGAGAAGTACTGCTCGTGCATCGCCACGCTGAGGGAAAGCCCGGCGGTGGCGTCGGTGTACGAGGTGCATGAAGTGTCGGCGGCGACTGGTTCGTAG
- a CDS encoding acylphosphatase, whose protein sequence is MNARRVVVKGKVQGVGFRAYVLSLARGRGLAGEVWSRADGAVEIVAVHGDDDVLNRPSGWEGIVDGLCPGKVVLACQAEAEKECDYIGYVAPNI, encoded by the coding sequence GTGAACGCCCGGCGCGTCGTCGTCAAGGGGAAAGTGCAGGGCGTGGGCTTCCGGGCCTACGTCCTGTCTTTGGCCCGGGGCCGCGGCCTCGCCGGGGAAGTGTGGAGCCGGGCCGACGGCGCAGTGGAGATCGTCGCGGTGCACGGCGACGACGACGTTCTAAATAGGCCCAGCGGCTGGGAAGGCATAGTCGATGGTCTATGCCCAGGAAAGGTTGTCCTCGCATGCCAGGCCGAGGCAGAAAAGGAGTGTGACTACATTGGATATGTGGCACCAAACATATAG
- the gcvPA gene encoding aminomethyl-transferring glycine dehydrogenase subunit GcvPA, whose amino-acid sequence MPYIPHTEEDTRSMLATIGVRSIDELFREIPDDLRLKRPLDVPSALDEAQLYSHLKELSERNVDLTKTTCFLGAGIYDRYVPSTVGAVLSRGEFLTAYTPYQPELSQGYLQTIYEFQTMVAELYGMDVANASMYDGPTAMAEAAVMAHGLRGRDKVVVSRAVHPHYRQVLETYCWSLGVEVVELAADSGATTGFAGLDEASACLVVQTPNFFGVVEDLAAARAAADAAGAMLVVVADPTAAALLPTPGSFGADIVVGEGQPLGIPMGYGGPMAGLFACKREYVRSIPGRIVGRTHDAAGRSGFTMTLRTREQDIRREKATSNICTNEALMALAATVYMTSVGKNGVRRVAEDTVRNTQYAISVLTKAGGRLKFAGKVFGEFVLSLPKPAAVVRDALLDHGVLAGLPLGPYYPGMEDDLLVAVTETRTKAQIDHYAACLAEVLK is encoded by the coding sequence ATGCCCTACATTCCTCATACCGAGGAGGACACCCGGTCGATGCTCGCCACCATCGGCGTGCGATCCATCGACGAACTCTTCCGCGAGATTCCCGACGACCTGCGGCTGAAGCGGCCTCTGGACGTCCCCTCCGCCCTCGACGAGGCCCAGCTCTACTCCCACCTGAAGGAGCTGAGCGAGCGCAACGTCGACCTGACGAAGACGACCTGCTTCCTGGGCGCGGGGATCTACGACCGGTACGTGCCCTCGACGGTCGGGGCGGTGCTTTCGCGGGGCGAGTTCCTCACCGCGTACACCCCCTACCAGCCGGAGCTGAGCCAGGGTTACCTGCAGACGATCTACGAGTTCCAGACGATGGTCGCCGAGCTGTACGGCATGGACGTGGCCAACGCGAGCATGTACGACGGCCCGACGGCGATGGCCGAGGCCGCCGTCATGGCCCACGGGCTGCGCGGGCGTGACAAGGTCGTCGTCAGCCGGGCGGTGCACCCGCACTACCGGCAGGTGCTGGAGACGTACTGCTGGTCGCTGGGGGTCGAGGTGGTGGAACTGGCCGCCGACTCCGGCGCGACGACCGGCTTCGCCGGCCTGGACGAGGCGTCGGCCTGTCTGGTCGTGCAGACGCCGAACTTCTTTGGGGTGGTGGAAGACCTCGCCGCCGCCCGGGCCGCCGCAGACGCGGCGGGCGCGATGCTCGTGGTCGTGGCGGACCCCACCGCCGCCGCCCTGTTGCCGACGCCGGGTTCCTTCGGCGCGGACATCGTGGTGGGCGAGGGCCAGCCGCTCGGCATCCCGATGGGCTACGGGGGCCCGATGGCCGGGCTCTTCGCCTGCAAACGCGAGTACGTCCGCTCCATCCCGGGGCGGATCGTGGGGCGCACCCACGACGCGGCGGGCCGCAGCGGCTTCACGATGACCCTGCGCACCCGGGAGCAGGACATCCGCCGCGAAAAGGCGACCTCGAACATCTGCACGAACGAGGCGCTGATGGCGCTGGCGGCGACGGTCTACATGACGAGCGTGGGCAAGAACGGTGTCCGGCGCGTCGCCGAGGACACGGTGCGGAACACCCAGTACGCGATTTCCGTGTTGACTAAGGCCGGTGGCCGCTTGAAGTTCGCGGGCAAGGTGTTCGGCGAGTTCGTCCTGTCGCTCCCCAAGCCCGCCGCGGTCGTCCGGGACGCCCTTCTCGACCACGGCGTCCTGGCGGGACTTCCGCTGGGCCCGTACTACCCGGGGATGGAGGACGACCTCCTCGTCGCCGTCACCGAGACGCGCACGAAGGCGCAGATCGACCACTATGCCGCTTGCCTCGCCGAGGTGTTGAAGTAA
- the hisI gene encoding phosphoribosyl-AMP cyclohydrolase: protein MDTQPGLFHPRTTVEEVEEGRTLAPKFDKDGLIPVVTTDHASGELLMHAYMNAEALRKTIELGEAVYWSRSRGVLWHKGATSGLVQIVKEIRIDDDQDCVWLRVDVQGGASCHVGYRSCFYRSVPFGSKTGGELAFEETEKVFDPKAVYGDAPNPTKL from the coding sequence ATGGACACCCAGCCAGGCCTGTTCCACCCGCGCACGACGGTGGAGGAAGTGGAAGAAGGGCGCACCCTTGCCCCGAAGTTCGACAAGGACGGACTGATCCCCGTCGTCACGACCGACCACGCCAGCGGCGAGCTCCTCATGCACGCCTATATGAACGCGGAGGCGTTGCGGAAGACCATCGAACTCGGCGAAGCGGTCTACTGGAGCCGGAGCCGGGGCGTCCTCTGGCACAAGGGGGCGACGAGCGGCCTCGTCCAAATTGTCAAGGAGATCCGGATCGACGACGACCAAGACTGCGTCTGGTTGCGCGTCGATGTGCAGGGCGGGGCCAGTTGCCACGTCGGCTACCGGTCATGCTTCTACCGCTCGGTGCCGTTCGGCTCCAAGACGGGTGGCGAATTGGCCTTTGAGGAGACCGAAAAGGTGTTCGACCCCAAGGCCGTCTACGGTGACGCGCCGAATCCGACCAAGCTCTGA
- a CDS encoding DUF488 domain-containing protein: MRQRLLLGLLDALGGTAGNLDFQKVLFLYCQECDSGQPYDFVPYKRGAFSFTSYADRRKLISYGLIEDSEHHWKLTDQGGEATEADIFLKDFVKNLNGLQGDELVADTYRRFPYYAIRSEIAEKVLKGDDEALARIESEKAKASPHPLQTIGYEGRSLEAYLNLLIQAGVNILCDVRRNPISRKYGFSKSTLGNACAGVGILYEHLPELGIASEQRQELNSQEDYDALFAAYESDYLPKQDNALAKIQSWIEVGQRVALTCYELHPHQCHRHCVSEKLEAMSQNRLEARHL; encoded by the coding sequence GTGCGCCAGCGACTTTTGCTCGGGCTTCTGGATGCCCTTGGCGGAACAGCGGGAAACCTCGACTTCCAGAAGGTTCTCTTTCTCTACTGCCAGGAATGCGACTCTGGCCAACCCTATGACTTTGTGCCCTATAAGCGGGGTGCGTTCTCATTCACGTCCTATGCCGACCGGCGTAAGCTCATCTCCTATGGCTTGATCGAGGACAGCGAACATCACTGGAAGCTCACCGATCAAGGCGGCGAAGCGACGGAGGCTGACATTTTCTTGAAAGACTTCGTGAAAAATCTGAACGGACTTCAAGGCGATGAATTGGTAGCTGACACCTACCGGCGGTTCCCGTATTACGCGATTCGGAGTGAGATTGCCGAGAAGGTACTGAAGGGCGACGATGAAGCCCTTGCCCGCATCGAATCTGAGAAGGCGAAAGCCAGTCCGCATCCGCTCCAGACAATCGGTTATGAGGGACGATCCCTGGAGGCGTACCTGAACCTGCTGATCCAAGCGGGAGTGAATATCCTCTGCGATGTTCGGCGCAATCCCATCAGCCGCAAATATGGATTTTCCAAGAGTACCTTGGGCAACGCTTGCGCTGGGGTTGGGATTCTGTACGAGCATCTGCCCGAACTGGGAATCGCGTCGGAACAACGCCAGGAACTCAATTCCCAAGAAGACTACGACGCCCTCTTTGCCGCATATGAGAGCGACTACCTGCCCAAGCAGGACAATGCCCTTGCAAAGATTCAATCTTGGATCGAAGTGGGCCAACGAGTCGCATTGACCTGCTACGAACTGCACCCTCACCAGTGCCATCGTCATTGTGTTTCCGAAAAACTGGAAGCCATGTCCCAGAACCGGTTAGAGGCGCGGCACTTGTGA
- a CDS encoding NAD+ synthase gives MLRVVRPAPSAPLARRLLAMNSALIADWLVAFLRDECVRRRKVTHAVVGLSGGVDSAVTAYLCARAFGPQNVHTVRMPYKVSSPESLTHAQLVVDDLGLDDRTVEITQMVDGYVATAEPDMDGTRLGNVCARCRMTVLFDQSAKFRGLPIGTGNKTERFFGYFTWHADDAPPINPLGDLFKTQVWALARELGVPSVIVDKPPTADLVKGQTDEGDFGISYQLADEILVLLLHGLSPEDVAAQGYRPEDVETVRSRVARTHWKRHLPTVAMLSETAINEFYLRPVDF, from the coding sequence ATGCTGCGCGTCGTGCGGCCTGCGCCCTCCGCCCCCTTGGCCCGGCGGTTGCTCGCGATGAACTCCGCCCTGATCGCCGACTGGCTGGTCGCCTTCCTCCGCGACGAGTGCGTGCGCCGGCGCAAGGTCACCCACGCAGTCGTCGGCCTCAGCGGTGGGGTCGACTCCGCCGTCACCGCTTATCTGTGCGCCCGCGCCTTCGGCCCCCAGAACGTCCACACCGTCCGCATGCCTTACAAGGTCAGTTCGCCGGAGAGCCTCACCCACGCCCAGCTTGTCGTCGACGACCTCGGCCTGGACGACCGCACCGTCGAGATCACCCAGATGGTCGATGGTTACGTCGCCACGGCCGAGCCCGACATGGACGGCACTCGGCTCGGCAACGTGTGCGCCCGGTGCCGGATGACCGTGCTCTTCGACCAGTCGGCCAAGTTCCGCGGCCTGCCGATCGGCACCGGCAACAAGACCGAGCGGTTCTTTGGCTATTTCACCTGGCATGCCGACGACGCCCCGCCGATCAACCCGCTCGGCGACCTGTTCAAGACCCAAGTGTGGGCCCTCGCCCGCGAACTGGGCGTGCCTTCGGTGATCGTCGACAAGCCTCCGACCGCCGACCTGGTGAAGGGCCAGACCGACGAAGGCGACTTCGGCATCTCTTACCAACTTGCCGACGAGATCCTTGTCCTCCTCCTCCATGGCCTGTCGCCCGAAGACGTGGCCGCCCAGGGCTACCGTCCCGAAGACGTGGAGACCGTGCGGTCACGGGTCGCCCGGACGCACTGGAAGCGGCACCTGCCGACCGTGGCGATGCTCAGCGAGACCGCCATCAACGAGTTCTATCTGCGGCCCGTCGACTTCTGA
- a CDS encoding type IV toxin-antitoxin system AbiEi family antitoxin domain-containing protein, producing MIDEMEHKGNAEALVKFVTERGVARTRDIVDAGFPRVMLTRLVRNGELQRLGRGLYASADHPLTEWHDLAEVAKAIPSAVVALISALAFHEIGTQVPHEIWIALPDGARKPTYHHRLRVTRLSEPYLSAGVEVHQIEGVPVRVFGAAKTVADCFRLRSKVGYDVAVEALREGWRLRKFTLDELTHFGKLNRVDRIMRPYIEAITA from the coding sequence ATGATCGACGAAATGGAACATAAGGGGAATGCCGAGGCTCTGGTGAAATTCGTGACAGAGCGTGGAGTAGCCCGAACTCGCGACATCGTCGATGCAGGCTTTCCCCGAGTGATGCTAACTCGACTTGTCAGAAACGGAGAGCTTCAGCGTCTTGGACGAGGACTATACGCATCTGCGGACCACCCCCTGACCGAATGGCACGATCTCGCTGAAGTTGCGAAGGCCATCCCGTCAGCGGTGGTGGCCCTCATCTCAGCGCTTGCATTCCATGAGATCGGCACACAGGTTCCTCATGAGATTTGGATAGCCCTGCCAGACGGGGCAAGAAAACCAACGTATCACCACAGGCTCCGCGTTACGCGACTCTCGGAACCGTACCTGTCTGCTGGAGTGGAAGTGCATCAAATCGAAGGCGTACCAGTTCGGGTCTTCGGCGCAGCCAAGACGGTCGCTGACTGCTTTCGCCTGCGGTCCAAGGTCGGATACGATGTGGCTGTCGAGGCACTTAGGGAAGGCTGGCGGCTTCGGAAGTTCACGCTCGACGAACTGACCCACTTCGGCAAGCTCAACCGAGTTGATCGGATCATGCGTCCCTACATCGAGGCGATTACGGCATGA
- the gcvPB gene encoding aminomethyl-transferring glycine dehydrogenase subunit GcvPB: protein MPTKSVPQPKLVFEKSVPGRIGCNLPRTDTPEVDVAAAVGAVRDSVAWPEIAELDVMRHFVNLSHINYGIETGFYPLGSCTMKYNPRINEKTAALTGFSHTHPMQPEATVPGNLEVVRQVEDILAEVTGFDEVSMQPVAGAHGEMTCLMLIKAYHESRGEGAQRHTVLIPDSAHGTNPASAARCGYDVKSVSTNAEGNCDIDSLKAALDGSVAAFMVTNPSTLGLFEPEIAEICRLVHEAGAQVFCDGANMNAMVGTTRPADHGFDCMHLNLHKTFSTPHGGGGPGCGAIGVRSHLEPFLPGPVLKRVDGVAVYDHDRPLSVGRVSGFHGQFLMAVRALTYLLAYGKEGLPDISRYAVLNANYVQARLRDHLPPAHDRPCMHECVLTATPYKKLGVRALDLSKRLIDHGFHPPTNYFPLIVPEAFMIEPTETEAKETLDAFCDALVAICEEAKTDPEALHNAPVTQVVGRLDEAAAVKNLDVRWTPAREPAKV, encoded by the coding sequence ATGCCGACCAAGTCTGTCCCCCAGCCGAAGCTGGTCTTTGAGAAGTCGGTGCCCGGGCGCATCGGCTGCAACCTGCCCCGCACCGACACTCCCGAGGTGGACGTGGCGGCGGCGGTCGGCGCGGTCCGGGACTCGGTCGCCTGGCCGGAGATCGCCGAGCTCGACGTGATGCGGCACTTCGTCAACCTGAGCCACATCAACTACGGGATCGAGACCGGCTTCTACCCGCTGGGCTCGTGCACGATGAAATATAACCCGCGGATCAACGAGAAGACCGCGGCCCTGACCGGTTTCAGCCACACCCACCCCATGCAGCCCGAGGCGACCGTCCCGGGCAACCTGGAGGTGGTCCGGCAGGTCGAGGACATCCTCGCGGAGGTGACGGGCTTCGACGAGGTCTCGATGCAACCGGTCGCCGGCGCCCACGGGGAGATGACGTGCCTGATGCTCATCAAGGCTTATCACGAGTCTCGCGGCGAGGGGGCCCAGCGGCACACCGTGCTGATCCCCGACAGCGCCCACGGCACCAACCCGGCCAGCGCGGCCCGGTGCGGCTACGACGTGAAGTCGGTCTCGACCAACGCGGAAGGGAACTGCGACATCGACTCGCTGAAGGCGGCGTTGGACGGCTCGGTCGCCGCGTTCATGGTGACCAACCCCTCCACCCTCGGCCTCTTCGAGCCCGAGATCGCGGAGATCTGCCGTCTTGTCCACGAGGCGGGGGCGCAAGTTTTCTGCGACGGGGCGAACATGAACGCGATGGTGGGCACGACGCGCCCCGCCGACCATGGGTTCGACTGCATGCACCTGAACCTGCACAAAACGTTCAGCACGCCGCACGGCGGCGGTGGGCCGGGGTGCGGGGCGATCGGGGTGCGGTCGCATCTGGAGCCGTTCCTGCCTGGGCCGGTGCTGAAGCGGGTGGACGGTGTCGCCGTCTATGACCACGACCGGCCCCTGAGCGTCGGCCGGGTGAGCGGGTTCCACGGCCAGTTCCTGATGGCGGTTCGCGCCCTCACCTACCTGCTGGCCTACGGCAAGGAGGGCTTGCCCGACATCTCGCGGTACGCCGTCCTCAACGCGAACTACGTCCAGGCACGGTTGCGCGACCACCTGCCCCCCGCCCACGACCGCCCGTGCATGCACGAGTGCGTCCTGACCGCCACGCCGTACAAGAAACTCGGGGTGCGGGCCCTGGACTTGAGCAAGCGGCTCATCGACCACGGGTTCCACCCGCCGACGAACTACTTCCCGCTCATCGTCCCCGAGGCGTTCATGATCGAGCCGACGGAGACGGAGGCGAAGGAGACCCTCGACGCCTTTTGCGACGCCTTGGTCGCGATCTGCGAAGAGGCGAAGACCGACCCCGAGGCCCTGCACAACGCTCCGGTGACCCAGGTGGTCGGACGGCTGGACGAGGCGGCGGCGGTGAAGAACCTGGACGTCCGCTGGACGCCGGCGCGCGAGCCCGCCAAGGTGTAA
- a CDS encoding nucleotidyl transferase AbiEii/AbiGii toxin family protein: MKPAPSNVSASILARLKNEAAKNSEPFNPLLARYVGFRLLYRLSISPYRDQFLVKGATMFLFWTGSAHRPTRDLDLLSLTNSDLDELRDLFVNICEIDCAEDGVVFDSHSVTSELIREEQAYVGARIKLVGYLGTARIPLQIDVGLGDAVTPGPVEIIIPGIVSTVPEARIHGYPVETAIAEKFHAIVVLGLNNSRMKDYFDVAMLASSMAIDADTLRRAVEATFRCRKTELPTEVPICFKQEFASDPQVSIRWRAFVRKNDITAPFDDLDFIQSQMRGLLLPTLDH; this comes from the coding sequence ATGAAACCAGCTCCGTCCAACGTCTCCGCCTCGATATTGGCTCGCCTCAAGAACGAAGCCGCGAAGAACTCGGAGCCGTTCAACCCACTGCTCGCGAGATATGTCGGGTTTCGGCTGCTTTACAGGCTGTCGATCTCACCGTATCGCGATCAGTTCCTTGTCAAAGGCGCAACGATGTTCCTGTTCTGGACAGGCTCTGCACATCGTCCAACACGCGATCTCGACCTCCTATCTCTCACAAATTCTGACCTTGACGAGCTCCGAGACCTCTTCGTAAATATCTGCGAAATTGACTGCGCTGAGGACGGAGTCGTCTTTGATTCACATTCGGTTACTTCCGAGCTGATTCGCGAAGAGCAGGCATATGTGGGGGCGAGAATCAAGTTGGTTGGCTACCTGGGCACCGCCCGTATTCCGCTTCAAATCGACGTTGGCCTAGGCGATGCTGTGACGCCTGGCCCAGTGGAGATCATCATCCCAGGCATTGTCTCTACGGTGCCTGAGGCACGGATTCACGGTTACCCTGTCGAAACAGCCATTGCAGAGAAGTTTCACGCGATCGTGGTGCTTGGATTGAACAACAGTCGCATGAAGGACTACTTCGACGTGGCCATGCTGGCTAGTTCTATGGCCATCGATGCAGACACTCTCCGAAGGGCTGTTGAGGCTACATTTCGCTGCCGCAAGACTGAACTTCCCACCGAGGTGCCGATCTGCTTCAAGCAGGAGTTTGCAAGCGATCCTCAAGTGAGCATTCGATGGCGCGCGTTCGTCCGAAAGAACGACATCACCGCGCCCTTTGACGATCTTGATTTCATTCAATCCCAAATGCGTGGACTGCTGCTGCCAACCCTTGACCATTGA